attcttatgcaTGGCACTACTATTAAGTTTCCATTCTTTcaagatatgtttttttcaAGCACACAAACACCGAAAAGTTGATTGAAAAGGACATGATGATGTGGCAACCATACCAAACTATGTTTGGTTGACTGAAGAGGATATGGTAGTATTATATTCAGGCAAACAACCTTCTTTGGGGGATATGAGATTTAATAAATCAAGCTGTTCcttttgtgataattttttatattcaacaaAGAACACGAgtcatatttgatttttatttataaaaccaAATGGCCTTAACATTTCTATTTGCCATTGATTTCAGCAAAAAATGGAATCTGAAGCACTGATATGGGGTGACAAACTCACACAGAGGGGATTGTCATTCTTTGGTTTTCATGGAGCACTACCTGAAGAAAGGAATCTAGGCCAGAAATTCTTGGTAGATGTAGATGCATGGATGGATCTCAAAGCAGCTGGCAAATCTGATCACTTATCAGATACAGTTAGTTGCACAGACATATATGCGTGAGTAACCAACAATTTTTTCATCATTTGATTGCATAAACTTCTCATATTGGTAATTTACCAGTTTAGCCTATGTTTGGTTTAAGGTTACAAAAGTACTTTTAAGAGttttatacaaaattgtgcGTTCCAATGCATGAACTGAGAGGGAAGattttgttgcttctggagtaaaagtatttttgagCTCTTCTAACTTCAATCCAAACATACACTTACTAACTGTAATGTAATCTTATTAACATATCAATAATTGGTGATGCAGTATAGCTAAGGAAATTCTTGAAGGGTCACCACACATCCTTGTGGAGTCAGTGGCACAAAAAATTGCAGTGACTACTCTGACAAATCATAACCAAATATCTGCTGTTCGAGTGAAGGTTAAAAAGCCTCATGTGGCAGTTCGAGGCCCAGTTGATTACTTAGGCGTTGAGATATTTAGACGCAGAAGCGATTTGTCAGAATAGAAATTTCATAGTTATTGCTCTCTGGTTTTTGTTGCTATCATTCTGATCTGTAATGTGTGTTTGCATTGAATGTTTGTTCTCGCTATTCAGTTTGATACATCCTCAAGTTccatttgatataaaataatgcAACTCTTTCCCCGAGTGCCCTATTAGTTTTCTATCTCTTATTAGTCaaactaatgaaattaaaatattgaagtTAAGCATACTTAATAAACTATATAATTAACTTGCattcttcaaaacaaaaattaattgcaGTGAGACAGTTATTCAGTGAGTTGCCTAAGATACTCTGAAACCGAAGGATAACTTTTAGGCTTATAAAAGCCTTCACGTGTAACTTTTTATCACATTTGAAAATTTGGAATCAAAAGAAATCCAAAGCCAATAATTTTATCCTCTTATTGTCTCGATCGACTCTTGATGTTGACAAAGATAACCAACGCACATACAACTATAGCTTCCATTATGTTCAAGAGATCAAATGTCAAAATAGGTTACAGTTTTCTTTGCATGGATTTAAACACAAATCGAGAAACCTAACACCGATCACAGAGAAAACAAATGCTTTATTCAGTGACCTTGTCTTTCTCAGATTAGCATCCAAGGCTAGAAACATCCTTGCTCTTCtctcatcttctaaatttaaagATATCCAATATTATATTCGTGTGTACATGACTGTCAATATTAATGCGACAAATCAGCATATTAAGTTAGTGAAAGGCTAACGGATGCACATGATTgacaaaattcaatttcaaagaaatttgtcattttttctcGGGACTAATATAAATTAGTCCTAcaattttaaggattaaaatgattgttgaaaacattaaaaatgaattgCAAAGCATTTCCACACCTAAGCAAAAATTGGCTACAAGCCGACAGCTGCAAAGCAAAATATCAAACATTTCACCATGAAAAGTCATGCCCAAAACCTAAATCACTTTCTATGTTGAATAACTTACACTAATCTCATAGTCATGGAGAATtcacaaaattgaacaaatttaCATCAGCAATGCCATATGAATCGATTCACTCCCCCATAAAATCACCTCCAAGCTGATGTAAATTACTAAAAACAAAGTCTTACTATAATTCAGACTTTGCCTTCATCACCATGCATCCCAATATTAGTTCAGATACCCTATTTGTATCACATGGATCTTAGTCCACATCTAAATCACAACACTGGAATTGAtctcttgtttcttttcttggaTGCTGACCTGCTTCCCTCATCTCTTGATGCAATCTTCTCACCTCCATCATTTCCTTCAGATTTCTTGCGCTCTTTACTCTGTTTagatcttttctttctttcacccccatCTGGTATATGCTCTTTGTTTCTggaagatttttttcttttcaaaggtGATTCTTCAACTTCTTCGCTGACCAAGATCTCAGTTGGAGTTTGTTCCTTGCATGGTAGCGAATCCACTCCTGAGGATATATTTGCTAAGATAACATTAGAAGTGTAGAATGAATGGAAGTAACGGACCTCAATTACCTAAGTCATCAATgttaataaaaaacatataatgtCGAGTGCAACAActtattttccttaatttttttacactccaaaatataattttttttgtgtaatcCTAACATTTAGCACCACAAAAttgctatatatatttattaattccaaatttaaaatcataaattactattttaagCTCCTATCCTATGCAGCAGTAAATCATTTTTTCTAAACAGTGTCATTGTTTCTAATATTCAACAACAAATCCATTTCAGTCCCTATTACTAAATTACACAGGATTCTCTTATCAAGtcgataattttaatatatcaaaagaGAATACTGACAGCTGTATCCCCAAACCATAGTTTGTTTCAGACCCAACAAGTTTTTCCTGCTCATCAAACTAATGCTAAGTTTTTCCAGGCATAAAGAAC
The Glycine max cultivar Williams 82 chromosome 16, Glycine_max_v4.0, whole genome shotgun sequence genome window above contains:
- the LOC100500602 gene encoding Dihydroneopterin aldolase 1-like, translating into MESEALIWGDKLTQRGLSFFGFHGALPEERNLGQKFLVDVDAWMDLKAAGKSDHLSDTVSCTDIYAIAKEILEGSPHILVESVAQKIAVTTLTNHNQISAVRVKVKKPHVAVRGPVDYLGVEIFRRRSDLSE